A genomic region of Raphanus sativus cultivar WK10039 chromosome 6, ASM80110v3, whole genome shotgun sequence contains the following coding sequences:
- the LOC108805898 gene encoding uncharacterized protein LOC108805898, which produces MAYHSMPRSGLQYLYSPFGDTTYTKVFVGGLAWETQSETLRCHFEPYGEILEAVVIYDKNTARSKGYGFVIFRDPEAARRACVDPTPIIDGRSANCNLASLGRPPLQYALLPNNIPGRIRPASPYVGSVYSPCVHPYQQPPAYSYQQGMMYPYGVSPYGPEYMYSQSQGLYGPYIGQQNLQVYGVPGAVNSPGYQYGQLSQNILVGQGYTAVHGYSAPESYIQSPYPSAMAGPAPTQSHIIIQTPQYMQSSGSDHTTG; this is translated from the exons ATGGCGTATCATTCGATGCCTAGGTCTGGTTTACAGTACTTGTATTCTCCTTTTGGTGATACAACCTACACCAAGGTCTTCGTTGGTGGCCTTgcttgggagactcaaagcgaGACTCTTCGGTGCCATTTCGAACCTTATGGTGAAATCCTCGAAGCGGTCGTTATTTACGATAAGAACACTGCTCGATCCAAAGGTTACGGCTTT GTGATATTCCGAGATCCAGAGGCTGCTAGGAGAGCTTGCGTTGACCCAACACCTATTATAGATGGAAGAAGTGCGAATTGTAATCTAGCTTCCCTTGGCAGACCTCCCCTGCAATATGCGTTGCTACCTAATAATATTCCTG GACGGATAAGACCTGCTTCTCCATATGTTGGAAGTGTGTACAGTCCTTGCGTCCATCCGTATCAGCAACCACCGGCTTATAGCTACCAGCAAGGAATGATGTATCCTTATGG GGTTTCACCATATGGACCTGAGTACATGTACTCACAGTCTCAG GGCTTGTATGGTCCTTACATAGGGCAACAGAACCTTCAGGTCTATGGAGTACCTGGGGCTGTTAACTCACCGGGCTACCAATACGGGCAATTGAGTCAAAACATCCTCGTTGGTCAGGGTTATACAGCGGTACATGGTTATTCAGCTCCAGAAAGTTATATTCAATCTCCCTACCCTTCAGCTATGGCAGGTCCTGCCCCTACGCAGTCCCATATCATTATCCAGACTCCTCAGTATATGCAGAGTAGCGGTTCTGATCATACAACAGGGTGA
- the LOC108809214 gene encoding uncharacterized protein LOC108809214 codes for MLDREKCYLIFCLIFFMIGVPCCSHESLFDGKTLYAGKELWKETLPLQSGSRVYRLEGLKSNSWYEVKISYPASIPALFSLQLLRDGEMGLKLNHMRRLLNTEKLIFKSQSLENKEGLYVLVTVEPEGIVAIPNFKERSFIIYNIVCEEQLLGIAYSCWSVVLLVVLCLVVALILPRFLPSHLLIKDGDRDR; via the exons ATGCTCGATAGAGAAAAATGCTATTTGATCTTCTGTCTTATCTTCTTCATGATTGGTGTGCCTTGCTGCAGCCATGAAAGCTT gttTGATGGAAAAACTTTGTATGCTGGGAAGGAATTATGGAAGGAGACACTGCCATTGCAATCTGGTTCTCGAGTTTACAGATTAGAAGGTCTTAAATCAAATTCTTGGTATGAAGTCAAGATCTCGTACCCAGCTTCT ATCCCAGCTCTGTTCTCTCTGCAACTATTGAGGGACGGTGAAATGGGTTTGAAGCTTAATCATATGAGGAGATTGCTAAACACTGAGAAGTTGATCTTCAAATCCCAAAGTCTTGAAAATAAG GAGGGATTGTATGTGTTGGTGACGGTTGAGCCTGAAGGAATCGTAGCTATACCTAATTTCAAAGAACGGTCTTTCATCATTTACAACATAG TTTGTGAAGAACAGCTGTTAGGCATCGCATACTCATGCTGGTCAGTGGTCCTTTTAGTAGTATTGTGTCTCGTGGTTGCCCTGATTCTTCCCCGGTTTCTCCCATCTCATCTTCTGATCAAAGATGGAGATCGTGACCGTTAA
- the LOC108809729 gene encoding replication factor A protein 1-like yields the protein MAAMNLISELKPFKNMWKVQVKIVRLWKQYSAAGGETIEMVFVDARGDKIAGTVKKELVGRFDPVLQEGETKVLINFTVTHSNGSYRTTNHPFKIVFLPTTRVRICEEFPHNLTGLNPVNFRDVLSGVLDDSLLVDVIGQIVEVTQMEIVPVNGKDTQKITVELQNENDDRLPLVLWGKFADDVSNAIQLRNEESIVCVLRFGKIKVWKEYRSISNAYNVSTVALNPQMEEVEAFRSFLPKDDLALAIVESKSSTVVPSVKEKEDFFFHTPRKTISQVLEAKQVGKCIVMASIAAIDSDMGWYYLSCKVCAKKVLTVPNDIEDGEEDIVDGHNYYCLKCKDNHPQLLPRYKLHLVVLDSTNNTKFLLFDNLALQLLHKPCVELTGPITDEIQDPEVLPPVLQDLVGKTFLFKIGIERENYLYKHPTFKVLKIMTNIGLINEFDAIGSPAESQNTLGGTFSALSDAPEGSLMLHGGHPSMPSLLS from the exons ATGGCTGCAATGAACTTGATCTCTGAGCTGAAGCCCTTCAAGAACATGTGGAAGGTTCAAGTCAAGATTGTCCGCCTTTGGAAACAATATTCTGCGGCGGGTGGCGAGACAATCGAAATGGTGTTTGTTGATGCGAGA GGGGACAAGATTGCTGGAACTGTGAAAAAGGAACTGGTGGGGAGATTCGATCCTGTGCTGCAGGAGGGTGAGACGAAAGTTCTCATCAATTTTACGGTTACCCATTCCAATGGTTCTTATCGAACCACCAATCATCCATTCAAGATCGTGTTCCTTCCTACGACCCGTGTACGTATTTGTGAGGAGTTTCCTCACAACTTAACTGGTTTGAATCCAGTTAACTTTCGTGATGTACTCAGTGGTGTACTCGATGATAGTCTCTTGGTTG ATGTTATCGGCCAGATTGTTGAAGTTACGCAAATGGAAATAGTGCCTGTGAATGGAAAAGACACACAGAAGATTACTGTTGAACTACAAAATGAAAA TGATGACCGTCTCCCATTGGTTTTATGGGGAAAGTTTGCTGATGATGTTAGCAATGCAATTCAGTTGCGCAATGAGGAGTCCATTGTTTGTGTGTTGCGATTTGGAAAGATAAAAGTCTGGAAAG AGTACCGCAGTATCTCAAATGCCTATAATGTCTCTACTGTGGCGTTAAATCCACAAATGGAGGAGGTCGAGGCATTCCGGAGTTT TTTACCAAAAGATGATTTGGCTTTAGCCATTGTTGAGTCCAAATCATCAACAGTGGTGCCCAGTGTTAAGGAAAAGGAAGACTTCTTTTTTCATACACCTAGGAAAACTATTTCCCAGGTTTTGGAAGCCAAAcag GTGGGGAAGTGTATTGTAATGGCTTCAATTGCGGCCATTGATTCTGACATGGGTTGGTACTACCTAAGTTGCAAGGTGTGTGCGAAGAAGGTGTTGACAGTGCCAAATGACATTGAAGATGGCGAGGAGGATATTGTTGATGGTCATAATTATTACTGTCTCAAATGCAAAGATAACCATCCTCAACTGTTGCCTAG GTACAAGTTGCATTTGGTGGTACTTGACAGTACCAATAACACCAAGTTCTTGCTGTTCGATAATCTCGCCTTGCAACTACTGCATAAACCATGCGTAGAGCTAACTGGTCCCATTACCGATGAG ATCCAGGATCCTGAAGTGTTGCCTCCTGTTTTACAAGATTTAGTTGGgaaaacttttcttttcaagATTGGTATTGAAAGGGAGAATTATTTATATAAGCATCCCACTTTCAAAGTTCTCAAAATCATGACAAACATTGGATTGATTAATGAGTTCGACGCCATTGGATCACCAGCG GAAAGTCAGAACACATTGGGAGGGACATTTTCAGCTTTGTCTGATGCACCAGAG GGGTCCTTGATGTTACATGGGGGTCATCCCAGCATGCCGAGTCTACTGAGCTGA